One part of the Bacteroidia bacterium genome encodes these proteins:
- a CDS encoding peptidylprolyl isomerase, protein MQKIIEEIMGIRLSRVFLSLLVISLLSISCKSSKSGVVSSKTQTEGPEPELLSFDKGAVSQEEFERVYAKNNGGREAVASHTAEQYREYLDLYVKFKRKVFEAEDLGLDETPAFKQEFETYRKQLVKPYLSAKEVEDRLVQEAYDRSKYIVNAAHLLLGAKENASPSDTLRVYNQIQAIRDSILSGQKSFEEMAIAYSEDPSAKQNKGDLGYFTVFEMVYPFENAAFSTEPGSVSTPVRTRFGYHLLKVKDKKENIGKKQVAHIIVRIGDRYSAKNEQEAQAKVNEIYEKLNSGSDFATLANQYSDDPASSAKGGDLGTGRLLPEMEEWKIKLNEGQHSKPFKTRFGWHILQVSNVEKVKTFEESEASLKQRISRDSRSQLGRLALINRIKRENNYEFDQAAFESFSTSLDQNFPRGSWRPDSTQEAMRTQVLMKLNGGEQTYSIGDFTDFYIKARPRKPGMTPPAAAMEVYNSFAEESLMAFEESQLPKKNPEFRHLLQEYRDGILLFTLMEQKVWKKAVEDTTGLKAFYEGNKKLFHKDKTIDVKEYRTTDQDAINQVNAYLAEGKADEYIDSLLNQSSKLTLRIINQTYETGDDNIPAAMFDKEIGQRSDIIGENNFYRILVLVSKNEAGVPPFNKVKSEAITRYQDHLEKTWLDELAIKYPVNIDEEVFSKLYK, encoded by the coding sequence TTGCAAAAAATCATAGAAGAAATTATGGGAATTCGTCTTAGTCGCGTTTTTCTTTCCTTGTTAGTTATATCTCTCCTCTCCATTAGCTGTAAATCCAGCAAAAGCGGAGTTGTATCCAGTAAAACCCAAACAGAAGGTCCAGAACCCGAGCTCTTAAGTTTTGACAAAGGCGCGGTAAGTCAGGAGGAATTCGAAAGGGTTTATGCGAAAAATAATGGGGGTCGGGAAGCAGTAGCATCACATACAGCAGAACAATACAGAGAGTATCTCGATCTGTATGTAAAATTCAAACGTAAGGTTTTCGAAGCGGAAGACCTGGGTCTGGATGAAACCCCTGCTTTCAAACAGGAATTTGAGACCTATCGCAAACAATTGGTAAAACCTTACCTTTCTGCCAAAGAAGTAGAAGATAGACTGGTACAAGAGGCGTATGATCGATCCAAATACATCGTCAATGCAGCTCATCTTCTTTTGGGAGCGAAAGAAAATGCAAGCCCTAGCGATACCCTCAGGGTATATAATCAAATTCAGGCCATTCGGGATTCCATTTTATCCGGACAGAAGAGCTTTGAAGAAATGGCCATTGCCTATTCAGAAGATCCTTCTGCCAAGCAAAACAAAGGAGACCTTGGCTATTTCACTGTTTTCGAAATGGTGTATCCCTTCGAAAATGCAGCTTTTTCTACTGAGCCAGGCAGTGTTTCAACTCCCGTCCGTACTCGTTTTGGATACCACCTACTGAAGGTAAAAGACAAAAAAGAAAATATTGGCAAAAAGCAGGTAGCTCATATCATCGTTCGCATCGGAGATCGCTATTCTGCCAAAAATGAACAGGAAGCACAGGCAAAGGTCAATGAGATCTATGAAAAGCTCAATAGCGGATCTGACTTTGCAACACTTGCCAATCAATATTCTGATGATCCGGCTTCCTCTGCAAAAGGAGGAGATTTGGGTACCGGGAGATTATTGCCGGAAATGGAAGAATGGAAAATCAAGCTGAACGAAGGTCAGCATTCCAAACCTTTCAAAACCCGTTTTGGCTGGCATATCCTCCAAGTTTCCAATGTAGAAAAGGTAAAGACTTTTGAAGAGTCAGAAGCCAGCCTGAAACAAAGAATCTCTCGCGATAGCCGTTCACAATTAGGAAGATTGGCCCTGATCAATCGAATCAAAAGAGAAAACAATTACGAATTTGATCAGGCAGCTTTTGAAAGCTTTAGTACGAGTCTCGATCAGAATTTCCCAAGAGGAAGCTGGCGGCCGGATTCTACACAGGAAGCCATGAGAACCCAAGTGCTCATGAAGCTGAATGGAGGAGAACAGACCTATTCGATTGGAGATTTTACCGACTTTTATATCAAAGCCAGGCCTCGTAAACCAGGGATGACTCCTCCGGCCGCAGCTATGGAAGTTTACAATAGCTTTGCAGAAGAGAGTCTCATGGCTTTTGAAGAAAGTCAACTACCCAAGAAAAATCCCGAATTCAGACATCTGCTTCAGGAATATAGAGATGGGATTTTGCTCTTTACCCTGATGGAACAAAAAGTCTGGAAAAAAGCAGTAGAAGATACAACGGGACTCAAGGCCTTTTATGAAGGAAATAAAAAGCTCTTTCACAAGGATAAAACCATTGATGTGAAAGAATACAGAACTACAGATCAGGATGCAATCAATCAAGTCAATGCATATCTGGCTGAAGGCAAAGCAGATGAGTATATCGACTCTTTGCTAAATCAGAGTTCAAAACTTACCTTACGTATTATAAATCAGACATATGAGACTGGAGATGATAACATTCCAGCCGCTATGTTTGACAAAGAAATAGGTCAAAGAAGCGACATAATCGGAGAAAATAACTTCTACCGTATACTTGTGTTGGTTTCAAAAAACGAAGCGGGAGTTCCTCCGTTTAATAAGGTTAAGTCTGAAGCAATTACCCGCTATCAGGACCACCTTGAAAAGACCTGGTTAGATGAACTGGCAATTAAATACCCAGTAAATATAGATGAAGAGGTATTCAGTAAATTATACAAGTAG
- a CDS encoding TlpA disulfide reductase family protein, whose protein sequence is MRIPLLFFAFLLISTSLSAQSDCFAPIVHDVDPRKMGKEEMQEYFQKLHDAQEELVGCEAPNFTATTLAGDTIELHQLRGKIVVLNFWFIACPPCIAELPGLKQLADEFGAREDVVLLALATDEKAALDKFVKKREVGFTVLPETRSVSDAFRITGYPTTFVLDKEGNVFSVHIGGATNERQASKLIYKAIQKDIKKNT, encoded by the coding sequence ATGCGTATTCCTTTGCTCTTTTTTGCTTTTTTGTTGATCTCAACAAGCCTTTCCGCCCAATCTGATTGTTTTGCTCCTATTGTTCACGATGTGGATCCCCGCAAGATGGGGAAGGAGGAAATGCAGGAATATTTTCAGAAACTGCATGACGCACAAGAAGAACTGGTCGGTTGTGAAGCCCCCAATTTTACTGCGACGACTCTTGCTGGTGATACGATCGAACTGCATCAACTTCGAGGAAAAATTGTGGTCTTGAATTTTTGGTTCATTGCCTGTCCCCCCTGTATTGCTGAATTGCCGGGCTTGAAACAATTGGCTGATGAATTTGGGGCTCGGGAGGATGTTGTGTTGTTGGCTTTGGCTACAGATGAGAAAGCAGCCCTGGATAAATTTGTTAAGAAAAGAGAAGTAGGATTTACCGTTCTCCCTGAGACGCGATCTGTTTCAGATGCCTTTAGAATTACTGGTTATCCGACCACTTTTGTTCTGGATAAAGAGGGTAATGTTTTCTCGGTACATATTGGGGGAGCTACAAATGAGCGCCAAGCCAGTAAGCTGATTTACAAGGCAATCCAAAAGGATATCAAGAAAAATACTTGA
- a CDS encoding DinB family protein, with protein MKEKLLKLIAYSLWANRLMFQLLLDEKTTDEKMIFWAGHILNAEEIWMDRIEGKEVKVSPMEMRSLNSIMPDLERLNSRFQQLVDSREETDLYSIIHYQDSKGNPYENVLSDILFHMVNHETHHRSQIAARLREQGIAPPKTDYIFFVR; from the coding sequence ATGAAAGAAAAACTCCTTAAACTAATTGCCTACAGCCTTTGGGCAAATCGCCTGATGTTTCAGCTCCTGCTGGATGAAAAAACTACTGATGAGAAAATGATTTTTTGGGCCGGCCACATCCTCAATGCAGAGGAAATTTGGATGGATAGGATTGAGGGAAAAGAAGTAAAAGTCTCCCCTATGGAAATGCGAAGCCTGAATAGCATTATGCCAGACTTAGAAAGACTAAATTCCCGCTTCCAACAATTGGTGGATTCCCGAGAGGAAACGGACTTATATAGCATCATTCATTATCAGGATAGCAAAGGCAATCCTTATGAAAATGTGCTTTCAGATATCTTGTTTCATATGGTCAATCATGAAACACATCATCGCTCCCAAATTGCTGCAAGGCTTAGGGAGCAGGGGATTGCCCCTCCCAAAACTGACTACATATTCTTTGTTCGCTAA
- a CDS encoding diacylglycerol kinase family protein, with the protein MIKFLQQRLKSFGYAFKGIATFFSDEAHPKIHLLAILVITALGFYLGLNTTEWCLIIICMALTLCAEAFNSALEALTDLVSPDHHPLAGKAKDIAAGAVLLTVIFGGIVWGIIFLPKIFALF; encoded by the coding sequence ATGATCAAATTCCTCCAACAAAGGCTCAAAAGTTTTGGCTATGCCTTCAAAGGTATTGCCACCTTTTTCTCTGATGAGGCGCATCCCAAAATTCACCTGCTCGCCATTCTTGTCATTACGGCATTGGGATTTTATCTGGGGCTCAATACTACGGAGTGGTGTCTCATCATCATTTGTATGGCCCTTACGCTTTGTGCAGAAGCTTTCAATAGTGCGTTGGAAGCTTTGACTGATTTGGTTTCTCCCGATCATCATCCTCTGGCCGGAAAAGCAAAGGACATAGCAGCAGGAGCTGTACTGCTTACGGTTATATTCGGAGGAATTGTTTGGGGCATTATTTTCCTGCCGAAGATTTTTGCCTTGTTTTAG
- a CDS encoding FAD-linked oxidase C-terminal domain-containing protein, whose protein sequence is MKSALESKLSILEASLDGELYYDSMMRALYATDASVYRELPLAVAMPRHAEDVKQLIHFAHTEGTSLIPRTAGTSLAGQCVGQGIVVDCSRYMTRILELNEEESWVRVQPAVVRDDLNVHLKPHGFLFGPNTSTSNRAMIGGMVGNNSSGTYSLVYGTTRDHLMEVRAILSDGSDVIFKELTEKEFQAKLELDNLEGEIYRHLVEELSDEAQRNRIRKEFPKASIHRRNTGYALDLLLETEVFSTKDIPFNFCKLIAGSEGTLAFITEIKIHIDPLPPPEIGLICVHFNSVGESLKAVLQVMEHKPRAVELMDKIIMDRTKDSLMYRDYRFFIKGDPEAILVIEVGGETEDEVDQKLDKLEINLKNTGFGYHYHKVFGDKIKKVWNLRKAGLGLLFNIKGDRKYVAVIEDTAVHIEDLPDYISEFGEMMDRYGQTSVYYAHAGAGEIHLRPILNLKDPDDRKMFRKIGHDTAVLVKKFQGSLSGEHGDGRVRGEFIPIMVGEENYELFRRLKDKWDPKHIFNPGKIVNAPPMDVSMRFDENPPEKRYDTAFDFSSTDGILRATEKCNGSGDCRKTHLSGGTMCPSYMATRQEKDTTRARANILREVLTRSEAENPFANDDIYNVMDLCLSCKGCASECPSNVNVATLKAEFQHQYYKTHGIPFRSKAFANISRLNGLGSIAPGLTNFFLQKAGSGLVKSILKLAPKRKLPGLYHTTLRKWYKKVYKNIVTGPVEAGSKGKVYFFCDEFSNFNDTEIGIIAIRLLHALGYEVIMPNHVESGRAHISKGILNPVKKLARKNVEIFSQLVSADTPLIGLEPSAILSFRDEYPLLVPENMKEAAIKLGENALMIDEFLSREIDAGNLDESLFSDQEKDILLHGHCHQKALSSVNHSQKILSLPSNYEVEIIPSGCCGMAGSFGYEAEHFDLSMKIGELVLFPSIRKAPEKMVVAPGTSCRHQIMDGTNRKAMHPVEVLWNALEGRDRSNED, encoded by the coding sequence ATGAAAAGCGCGCTGGAATCGAAATTAAGCATCTTAGAAGCTTCCCTCGATGGAGAGCTCTACTATGATTCCATGATGCGAGCACTCTATGCTACTGACGCATCTGTATATCGTGAACTTCCCCTGGCTGTGGCCATGCCCAGGCATGCAGAAGATGTAAAACAACTCATTCATTTTGCCCATACAGAAGGGACTTCTCTTATCCCCAGGACCGCCGGGACCTCCCTGGCAGGACAATGTGTGGGTCAAGGCATAGTCGTCGACTGTAGCCGCTATATGACCCGAATTCTTGAACTCAATGAAGAGGAGTCCTGGGTACGGGTTCAGCCGGCCGTAGTACGAGATGATCTCAATGTTCATTTAAAGCCTCATGGCTTTTTATTTGGTCCCAATACCTCCACCTCCAATCGCGCCATGATCGGAGGTATGGTAGGAAACAATTCTTCCGGCACCTATTCTTTGGTGTATGGAACTACCCGGGATCATCTCATGGAGGTTCGCGCCATTTTGAGTGATGGCTCGGATGTGATTTTCAAGGAACTGACAGAGAAAGAGTTTCAGGCGAAACTTGAATTGGACAATCTCGAAGGAGAAATTTATCGCCACCTGGTAGAAGAGCTCAGCGATGAAGCGCAAAGGAATCGCATCCGTAAGGAATTTCCCAAAGCCAGCATTCATAGAAGAAACACCGGTTATGCCTTAGATCTACTGCTGGAGACTGAAGTTTTTTCTACCAAAGATATTCCCTTCAACTTCTGCAAGTTGATCGCTGGCTCGGAAGGGACCCTGGCATTTATAACAGAAATCAAGATCCATATTGATCCCTTGCCTCCTCCAGAGATCGGTCTGATCTGCGTTCACTTCAATTCTGTAGGAGAATCTCTCAAAGCAGTTCTTCAGGTCATGGAGCATAAACCTCGTGCGGTAGAGTTGATGGATAAAATCATCATGGATCGCACCAAGGATAGCCTCATGTACAGAGACTATCGCTTCTTCATCAAAGGCGATCCGGAAGCCATTCTGGTGATAGAAGTTGGAGGAGAGACAGAGGATGAAGTAGACCAAAAGCTGGACAAGCTGGAAATAAATCTTAAGAACACTGGATTTGGCTACCATTACCACAAGGTTTTTGGAGACAAAATCAAGAAAGTATGGAACCTTCGAAAAGCAGGCCTGGGTCTGCTCTTTAATATAAAAGGAGATAGAAAATACGTAGCCGTAATTGAAGATACAGCCGTCCATATCGAGGACCTTCCCGACTACATTTCTGAATTTGGGGAAATGATGGATCGCTATGGACAAACCTCTGTGTATTATGCCCATGCAGGAGCAGGAGAAATCCACCTTCGCCCCATCCTGAACCTAAAGGATCCGGATGATCGCAAAATGTTCCGCAAGATTGGACATGATACAGCCGTCTTGGTAAAAAAATTCCAGGGTTCACTCAGTGGAGAGCATGGAGATGGAAGAGTAAGGGGGGAATTTATTCCCATCATGGTGGGAGAAGAGAATTATGAATTATTCCGCCGTTTAAAGGATAAATGGGATCCTAAGCATATTTTTAATCCCGGCAAAATCGTCAATGCGCCTCCTATGGATGTTTCCATGCGCTTCGACGAAAATCCTCCAGAGAAAAGATACGATACCGCCTTTGATTTTAGTTCGACTGATGGTATCCTGAGAGCTACGGAGAAATGTAATGGTTCTGGCGATTGTCGGAAAACCCATTTATCCGGAGGTACCATGTGCCCCAGTTATATGGCCACGCGTCAGGAAAAAGATACAACAAGAGCCAGGGCTAATATCCTCCGAGAAGTACTTACTCGATCTGAGGCAGAAAATCCTTTTGCCAATGATGACATTTACAATGTGATGGATCTTTGTCTCTCTTGTAAAGGTTGTGCATCAGAGTGTCCTTCAAATGTAAATGTGGCAACCCTCAAAGCAGAATTTCAGCATCAATATTACAAGACGCACGGAATTCCCTTTCGTTCGAAAGCTTTCGCCAATATCTCCCGCTTAAATGGGCTGGGATCAATTGCTCCCGGACTGACCAATTTCTTTCTCCAAAAAGCGGGAAGTGGCCTGGTAAAAAGCATCTTGAAACTTGCACCTAAAAGGAAACTACCCGGACTCTACCATACCACCCTGAGAAAGTGGTACAAGAAAGTATATAAGAATATAGTTACCGGTCCGGTTGAAGCGGGTTCCAAAGGCAAAGTATACTTCTTTTGCGATGAGTTTAGCAATTTCAATGATACCGAAATCGGCATCATTGCCATTCGCTTATTACATGCCCTCGGATATGAGGTAATCATGCCGAATCATGTGGAGAGTGGAAGGGCACATATTTCTAAAGGCATCCTAAATCCGGTCAAAAAGCTGGCAAGGAAGAATGTTGAAATCTTTAGTCAATTGGTCAGTGCGGATACGCCATTGATCGGACTTGAGCCTTCTGCAATTCTGAGTTTTAGAGATGAATATCCCCTACTGGTTCCGGAAAACATGAAGGAGGCTGCAATTAAATTGGGAGAAAATGCCCTAATGATAGATGAGTTTCTCTCCAGGGAAATCGATGCAGGCAATCTGGATGAATCTTTATTCTCCGATCAGGAGAAAGACATCCTCCTGCATGGACATTGCCATCAAAAAGCTTTATCCTCTGTCAATCATAGTCAAAAGATTCTTTCTCTTCCCAGCAATTATGAAGTCGAAATTATTCCTTCCGGTTGTTGCGGTATGGCGGGTTCATTTGGCTATGAAGCTGAACACTTTGACCTATCTATGAAAATAGGAGAACTTGTCCTCTTCCCCAGTATCCGAAAAGCCCCGGAAAAAATGGTAGTCGCGCCTGGTACCAGTTGCAGACATCAGATCATGGATGGCACCAATCGGAAAGCTATGCATCCGGTAGAAGTGCTTTGGAATGCCCTGGAAGGAAGAGATAGAAGCAATGAGGATTAG
- a CDS encoding peptidylprolyl isomerase — protein sequence MKKFTHYVLTVLLAVCFSQSLQAQEVVDRIVAIVGEEIILTSDIDNQYNYLIINGEKDDGSLHCRVMESLIVNKLLLNKAEQDSIEVTEEQVTGEVDRRVQFFLNQMKGNVQEFERIYGKSVAQFREDIKEDIKDELLVEQQRGILFRESTITPKEVKEFYESIPIDSLGLLPAEVQINHIVITPPFSEASEKRAVEMLEKAINEANDGADFGSLASKYTMEPGGKERKGSLSWFGRGQMVPEFEEVVYQMRVGDISEPFKTEFGYHVVKLNDKRGERVNASHILRRLSVSADGDSIAMDSLRKILDLISLDSMTFEQAAIRYSSDRYSKHCGGCISNPKTQELRIPLDALDADTYFKIDAMKEGDISEPVEYIQPDGSRVFRVIQLKNKIPPHKPNLKDDYQKIMKAALQAKQAEKFEEWLESAKKNIYIDIKPTECQNALKNWVE from the coding sequence ATGAAAAAATTCACGCATTATGTGCTTACTGTCCTTTTGGCAGTTTGTTTTTCCCAATCTCTTCAGGCACAGGAAGTCGTTGATCGTATCGTAGCGATCGTAGGGGAAGAGATCATTCTTACCTCTGATATAGATAATCAGTACAATTATCTCATTATAAATGGAGAGAAAGATGATGGTAGTTTACATTGTCGTGTAATGGAATCGCTCATTGTCAATAAACTCCTGCTAAATAAAGCCGAACAGGATAGTATCGAGGTAACTGAAGAGCAGGTTACAGGTGAAGTAGACCGCAGGGTGCAGTTTTTCCTCAATCAAATGAAAGGGAATGTACAGGAGTTTGAAAGGATCTATGGAAAGTCTGTTGCACAGTTCAGAGAAGATATCAAAGAGGATATCAAAGACGAACTATTGGTTGAACAGCAAAGAGGTATCCTTTTCCGCGAATCAACCATCACCCCCAAAGAAGTAAAAGAGTTTTATGAATCTATTCCCATCGATAGTTTGGGACTGCTTCCTGCAGAGGTTCAGATCAATCATATCGTAATCACACCTCCTTTCTCCGAAGCCAGTGAAAAAAGGGCGGTAGAAATGTTGGAGAAGGCGATAAATGAGGCCAATGATGGAGCAGATTTTGGAAGCCTAGCATCCAAGTATACCATGGAGCCCGGAGGAAAAGAGCGTAAGGGTAGTTTGAGCTGGTTTGGTCGTGGACAAATGGTTCCCGAGTTTGAAGAAGTAGTATACCAAATGCGTGTTGGAGACATCTCTGAGCCTTTCAAAACAGAATTTGGATATCATGTCGTGAAGTTGAATGATAAACGAGGAGAAAGGGTAAATGCCAGCCATATCCTGAGAAGATTGTCAGTAAGTGCAGATGGAGATTCCATTGCTATGGATTCCCTGAGAAAGATACTCGATCTCATTTCCCTTGATTCTATGACTTTTGAGCAGGCGGCTATTCGGTACTCTTCCGATCGCTACTCCAAGCACTGCGGGGGATGTATCAGTAATCCCAAAACCCAGGAGCTTCGCATTCCTTTGGACGCATTGGACGCAGATACCTACTTCAAAATTGATGCAATGAAAGAAGGGGATATCTCCGAGCCTGTAGAATATATTCAACCGGATGGTTCCCGTGTTTTCCGGGTCATTCAACTAAAAAATAAGATACCTCCGCATAAGCCCAATTTGAAGGATGACTATCAAAAGATCATGAAGGCAGCTTTACAAGCCAAACAGGCAGAGAAGTTCGAGGAGTGGCTGGAATCGGCCAAGAAAAATATCTATATTGATATCAAACCTACCGAATGTCAAAACGCACTTAAAAATTGGGTTGAGTAA
- a CDS encoding MoxR family ATPase: MQKFNTPVEAADALAKKYQELKEEIGKVIIGQEDVVEKLLIALFCKGHTLLVGVPGLAKTLLISTISEALDLSFSRIQFTPDLMPSDIVGTEILEIDEDTNKKYFKFIKGPIFGNIILADEINRTPPKTQAALLEAMQEKRVTIAGDVHKLEPPFFVLATQNPIEQEGTYPLPEAQLDRFMFNIKVDYPSIEEEIEIVRRTTSNVSPQVNTVLTREEIIEFQKLVREVPVPDNVLSYAVNLVNKTRINTPHATDEIRDLITWGAGPRASQYLILAAKALSLLKGKYSPDIEEVNEVADSVLRHRIVPSFTAEAEGISPEDIIRKLM; encoded by the coding sequence ATGCAGAAATTTAATACGCCCGTAGAGGCTGCGGATGCGCTTGCAAAGAAATACCAGGAACTTAAAGAAGAAATAGGAAAGGTCATCATCGGGCAAGAGGACGTAGTAGAAAAACTCCTCATTGCATTGTTCTGTAAAGGACATACTCTCCTCGTTGGAGTGCCCGGTTTGGCAAAAACCCTCTTGATTAGCACCATCTCGGAAGCCCTGGATTTGAGCTTTAGTCGAATTCAGTTTACCCCGGACTTGATGCCAAGTGATATTGTGGGGACTGAGATTCTTGAGATAGACGAAGATACCAATAAGAAATACTTCAAATTCATCAAAGGGCCGATCTTTGGGAATATCATCCTGGCAGATGAGATCAACCGTACTCCTCCTAAAACCCAGGCAGCTTTGCTTGAGGCTATGCAGGAAAAACGGGTTACCATTGCAGGAGATGTCCATAAGCTTGAACCTCCATTCTTTGTGCTCGCCACTCAAAACCCTATTGAACAGGAAGGGACCTATCCATTGCCAGAAGCGCAGCTGGACCGTTTCATGTTCAATATCAAAGTTGACTATCCGAGTATCGAAGAGGAGATTGAGATCGTTCGTCGTACCACTTCCAATGTAAGTCCTCAGGTAAATACGGTACTTACCCGAGAGGAAATCATTGAGTTCCAAAAACTGGTTCGCGAAGTTCCCGTTCCGGACAATGTCCTTAGCTATGCCGTAAACCTGGTCAATAAGACGCGAATCAATACGCCTCATGCAACGGATGAAATTCGCGACCTGATCACCTGGGGTGCAGGACCGAGAGCTTCTCAATACCTTATTTTGGCGGCAAAAGCGCTTTCTCTCTTAAAAGGAAAATACTCTCCGGATATCGAGGAAGTAAATGAAGTTGCTGACTCCGTATTGAGACACCGGATCGTGCCGAGCTTTACAGCAGAAGCAGAAGGTATCAGTCCTGAGGACATCATTCGGAAATTGATGTAA
- a CDS encoding amino acid permease, producing MKNSQKIGLYTAMAVVIANMIGTGVFTSLGFQVVEIQSVFVLMLLWITGGVLAFCGAVSYAELGAVMPRSGGEYHFLSKIYHPALGFVGGWISATVGFAAPVALAAITFGKYLQGVFPGWNAEVLAIIVLIAVTYAHLHTVKNSGRFQRLFTAIKLLLVFAFIAGTFLFTPEPQNLSLFPEVGDGKLLLGSAFAVSLIYVSYAYTGWNAATYLINEMENPQKHLPIALGGGTLIVMTLYVLLNYSFLYAAPMDALANEVEVGFIAATFAFNTGVAKFMGVVLALLLVSTVSSMVFAGPRVIQVMGQDYPAFKAMSKTNAHGVPVRAILIQSTISLLFIITSSFDKILVFAGFTLGCTTFLAVLSLLVHRWKHKDIERPYKAWGYPLSPIIYLVLMGWTLTYLLIEQTQESVAGLALGGIGLLLYYFGNREKADT from the coding sequence GTGAAGAATTCCCAGAAAATAGGACTGTATACCGCAATGGCGGTTGTGATCGCCAATATGATTGGTACAGGTGTATTTACCAGCCTGGGTTTTCAGGTAGTGGAAATACAATCGGTGTTTGTACTCATGCTACTTTGGATCACAGGAGGGGTTCTGGCTTTTTGTGGGGCTGTCAGTTATGCTGAGCTGGGAGCCGTAATGCCTCGTTCCGGAGGTGAATATCATTTTCTCTCGAAAATTTATCATCCGGCTCTGGGTTTTGTTGGGGGATGGATCTCCGCAACTGTCGGTTTCGCTGCCCCTGTTGCCCTTGCAGCAATTACCTTTGGAAAATATTTACAAGGCGTTTTTCCCGGATGGAATGCTGAAGTTCTGGCTATAATCGTTTTGATAGCTGTTACCTATGCCCATTTACATACGGTAAAAAACAGTGGCCGCTTTCAGCGACTATTTACAGCCATAAAGTTATTGCTGGTCTTTGCTTTCATTGCGGGTACTTTCCTCTTTACACCGGAACCTCAAAATCTCAGCTTATTCCCGGAAGTAGGGGATGGAAAGCTCCTGCTGGGTTCGGCATTTGCGGTCTCTTTGATTTATGTTTCCTATGCTTATACAGGCTGGAATGCAGCTACCTACCTCATCAATGAGATGGAAAATCCTCAAAAACATTTGCCCATAGCATTAGGCGGAGGAACCCTCATTGTGATGACGCTATATGTACTGCTCAATTACTCCTTCCTTTATGCTGCCCCTATGGATGCGCTTGCCAATGAAGTCGAGGTGGGTTTCATTGCCGCCACCTTTGCCTTCAATACAGGCGTAGCTAAATTTATGGGTGTGGTACTGGCCCTTCTCCTTGTTTCTACGGTAAGTTCTATGGTCTTTGCCGGGCCAAGGGTGATTCAAGTCATGGGACAGGACTATCCGGCCTTCAAAGCCATGTCCAAGACCAATGCACATGGCGTTCCGGTTCGTGCCATTCTCATTCAGTCAACAATTTCTCTTTTATTCATCATTACGTCCTCCTTTGATAAGATTCTCGTATTTGCAGGCTTCACCCTGGGTTGTACGACCTTTTTAGCAGTACTTTCTCTCCTCGTCCATAGATGGAAACATAAAGACATAGAACGTCCCTACAAAGCCTGGGGCTATCCACTTTCCCCTATCATCTACCTCGTCCTCATGGGCTGGACCCTTACTTATCTCCTGATCGAACAAACCCAGGAATCAGTAGCGGGACTTGCGCTCGGCGGCATAGGATTATTGTTATACTATTTTGGGAACCGGGAGAAAGCAGATACGTAG